One Plasmodium cynomolgi strain B DNA, chromosome 12, whole genome shotgun sequence genomic region harbors:
- a CDS encoding hypothetical protein (putative) produces MVNLKNILIRSCVVVVTLLTEEVKHKLGLPLILFVNTQGIKANDWFNDWKNDMVGDWEKSFLNGIEKNWSGGWRKDLLSIFQNGFQNSWLGGIKNDNMLRDSISIILAHAPKRNRQIINEHINELLSGRYNEINPKNLLHRISNIIKNGKEKSLCDDNKSFIIIETINFLIRNITKNLNGCQLQVKASDVSNITNGCQSDMDKQIIFDDQKPDEMVHATNGLQLSPSNRFFSSLLQCSVGNLGSGEKTMICVQEELAKRNLKLSDTCSTCFKESVDCGKSNCWLPCLFGNPCADRCYQCALDSCNKELIRCSGLENLPAACS; encoded by the exons ATGGTGAATCTAAAAAATATCCTCATTCGCTCGTGCGTGGTAGTAGTGACACTGCTGACGGAGGAAGTGAAACATAAATTAGGATTACCACTCATCCTGTTTGTAAACACACAGGGAATAAAGGCAAATGATTGGTTTAATGATTGGAAAAATGACATGGTAGGAGATTGGGAGAAGAGCTTCCTCAAcggaattgaaaaaaattggtcaGGAGGATGGAGGAAGGATTTATTAAGTATCTTTCAAAATGGATTTCAAAATAGCTGGCTAGGAGGAATCAAAAACGACAATATGTTAAGGGATTCTATCAGCATCATACTTGCACATGCACCAAAAAGAAACAGACAAATTATTAATGAACATATTAACGAATTGCTAAGTGGAAgatataatgaaataaacccAAAAAATCTACTACATAGAATAtcaaatattatcaaaaatggaaaagaaaaaagcttATGTGACGATAATAAGTCCTTCATTATTATAG AAactattaattttttaattagaaatataacaaaaaatttgaatggATGTCAATTACAAGTGAAAGCATCAGATGTATCCAATATAACTAATGGTTGCCAATCTGATATGGataaacaaataatttttgatgATCAGAAACCTGATGAGATGGTACATGCAACAAATGGGTTACAGCTCTCCCCAAGCAATAGATTCTTTAGTAGTCTTTTACAATGCTCCGTTGGTAACCTAGGTTCAGGGGAGAAAACTATGATATGTGTGCAGGAAGAGCTAGCCAAACGGAACTTAAAGCTTTCCGATACTTGTTCTACTTGCTTTAAAGAATCAGTCGATTGTGGCAAGTCCAACTGCTGGCTCCCCTGCCTATTCGGCAATCCCTGCGCGGACAGATGCTACCAGTGCGCCTTGGACAGCTGCAATAAGGAGCTCATTCGATGTAGTGGTTTGGAGAACCTCCCCGCTGCCTGCTCATGA
- a CDS encoding SFT2-like protein (putative) — protein MGGENNFDGLSFFENNEFQNINRDFLRGSMDSTANEEEKGLIQKAISLSKKGAENIQKGIKKTLEKTNLNNAPSLVSNSTTAETGSMFSNFPLFNSQSRENEPNSFFAFTTVLSYKNFPLFCLFFGISILFLILSFFTLPMIVITPRQFGFFFTLSSICFVTSLAFLKGFSSLYYHLMEKNRLPFTAAYILSLLSTLYFTVIKPLYLLALITSIVQVFALISFIVSYIPGGSGAIKMLLTTLFTYIKNLFRRGNSSDLPF, from the exons atggggggagaaaacaaTTTCGACGGTTTGTCCTTCTTCGAGAATAATgagtttcaaaatattaaCCGAGATTTTTTGAGGGGATCCATGGATAGCACggcaaatgaagaagaaaagggtcTCATACAGAAGGCAATTAGTTTAtctaaaaaaggagcagagAATATACAGAAGGGTATAAAGAAGACGTTGGAAAAAACGAACCTAAATAATGCGCCATCACTAGTGTCCAACTCGACGACTGCAGAAACGGGATCCatgttttcaaattttccaCTGTTTAATAGTCAAAGTAGAGAGAATGAACCGAATTCCTTCTTCGCATTCACCACTGTATTGTCgtataaaaatttccctCTTTTCTGTTTATTCTTTGGGATCAGCATTTTATTCCTAATATTGTCATTCTTTACTTTGCCCATGATTGTTATCACTCCGCGGCAGTttggcttcttcttcactttgTCCTCCATCTGCTTCGTAACTTCGTTGGCCTTTCTCAAGGGCTTTTCGAGTCTCTACTACCACTTGATGGAGAAGAATCG CCTCCCATTCACCGCGGCGTACATTTTATCCCTCCTCTCCACTCTTTACTTCACCGTCATTAAGCCTTTATATTTATTG GCCTTGATCACATCCATTGTACAAGTGTTCGCCCTCATATCTTTTATAGTGTCCTACATACCag GCGGGTCAGGGGCAATTAAAATGTTGCTAACAACTCTGTTCACGTAcatcaaaaatttgtttcGAAGAGGCAATTCATCAGACTTACCTTTTTAa